The genomic DNA CCTGTAATGTAGAAAGATTGATAGCTTTGTATTCAACGCGGTTAATATTCTTGAAACCAAATTTAGGTAAACGTCTCTGTATAGGCATCTGACCACCTTCGAAACCAATTTTCTGCTTGTAACCGGATCTTGATTTCGCACCTTTATGACCTCTTGTTGAAGTTCCTCCTAATCCTGAACCCGGACCACGGCCGATTCTTTTTCTGGTCTTGGTAGATCCTTCAGCAGGTTTTAAATTTGATAAATTCATAT from Parabacteroides merdae ATCC 43184 includes the following:
- the rplO gene encoding 50S ribosomal protein L15 yields the protein MNLSNLKPAEGSTKTRKRIGRGPGSGLGGTSTRGHKGAKSRSGYKQKIGFEGGQMPIQRRLPKFGFKNINRVEYKAINLSTLQGMAEAQQLSKIGINELIEAGFISSSQLVKILAKGNLTAKLEVEAHAFSKSAEAAIQAVGGTVVKL